In Victivallaceae bacterium, a single window of DNA contains:
- the nqrF gene encoding NADH:ubiquinone reductase (Na(+)-transporting) subunit F has protein sequence MFLGLQSLKLIGISSIVFALVCVFLCFFILLVKKYLLSSKPCKIKINDDDSLIKIVPEGISLLNALQNEGIGIPSPCGGKATCKQCKLQITDGVGTPLDIDKSTFSKKQLNSGWRLSCQYKIHHDLSVLVEERYLTASTWTGTVVSNANVATFIKELVIKLNDSSVIPYKPGGYLQIYVPPFTTNTSDWKSTMDSLYYSDWEKLDIFNRKIDFSMLTPNADSRAYSLASYPKEAPFLKFNIRIAIPPMKDNRIQENIPWGLCSSYLFSRKPGDFITMTGPYGESFMQDNIKPLIFLIGGAGSSFGRSHISDLLKDKHSQRDISLWYGARSLKENIYGQDYLELEKEFPNFHYHLVLSEPLPEDIADGWDINNPIKTNFLFKAFELGQLKLLENPEDYLFYVCGPPMHNKSILKLLEDYGVPRSSIILDDFGS, from the coding sequence ATGTTTTTGGGGCTTCAGAGCCTTAAGCTTATCGGTATTTCAAGTATCGTATTTGCTCTCGTATGTGTTTTTTTGTGCTTTTTCATCCTTTTGGTAAAAAAGTATCTTTTAAGTTCTAAGCCCTGCAAAATTAAAATCAATGACGATGATAGTTTAATAAAAATTGTACCGGAAGGTATTTCCTTGCTTAACGCTCTTCAAAATGAAGGCATAGGAATACCTTCTCCTTGTGGCGGTAAAGCAACTTGCAAACAATGTAAACTGCAAATTACCGACGGAGTCGGTACTCCTCTTGACATCGATAAGTCCACATTTTCAAAAAAACAACTAAACTCAGGATGGCGTTTATCATGCCAATACAAAATTCATCACGATCTTTCGGTACTCGTTGAAGAACGATATCTTACGGCTTCTACGTGGACAGGTACCGTCGTCTCCAATGCAAATGTAGCGACTTTTATCAAGGAATTAGTGATTAAGTTGAACGATTCGTCCGTCATTCCCTATAAACCGGGCGGATACTTACAAATATATGTTCCCCCATTTACAACAAATACTTCGGATTGGAAATCTACGATGGATTCTCTTTATTATTCGGATTGGGAAAAATTGGATATATTTAACAGGAAAATCGATTTTTCCATGTTAACTCCTAACGCTGATTCAAGGGCATATTCTCTTGCTTCTTATCCGAAAGAAGCTCCTTTCCTAAAATTTAACATACGAATTGCAATACCACCGATGAAAGACAATCGCATTCAAGAAAATATACCGTGGGGTTTGTGTTCGTCATATCTTTTTTCTCGCAAACCTGGAGATTTTATCACAATGACAGGCCCTTACGGCGAATCTTTTATGCAGGACAACATAAAGCCTCTTATTTTCCTTATAGGAGGAGCAGGATCTTCATTTGGGCGTAGTCACATATCCGATTTACTCAAAGATAAGCATTCTCAAAGAGATATCAGCTTATGGTATGGTGCTCGATCCTTAAAAGAAAACATTTATGGACAAGATTATCTGGAACTGGAAAAAGAATTTCCCAACTTCCATTACCATTTAGTCCTATCGGAACCGCTCCCTGAAGATATAGCAGACGGATGGGACATCAATAATCCTATTAAGACTAACTTTTTATTTAAAGCCTTTGAGCTGGGGCAACTGAAATTACTGGAAAATCCTGAAGATTACCTATTTTACGTATGCGGACCACCCATGCACAATAAAAGCATTCTTAAATTATTGGAAGATTACGGTGTTCCTCGAAGTTCGATTATATTGGATGATTTCGGAAGCTAG
- the yajC gene encoding preprotein translocase subunit YajC — MIHTFILSVISLLTVSNFKLFAEEQAQGARSLFSSSTLQPVVMIGIALVFFYFILWRPEKKRRQAAVERQKSLKKGDKVTAMGIIGTVDEVRENTVVLSIENGKMEVLKAAIADTFNKTNETPKENG; from the coding sequence ATGATTCATACCTTTATACTTTCGGTAATCTCTTTATTAACCGTATCGAATTTTAAATTGTTTGCTGAAGAACAAGCACAAGGTGCCCGTTCTTTATTTTCTTCATCCACGTTACAACCCGTGGTTATGATTGGCATTGCATTAGTTTTCTTTTATTTCATTTTGTGGAGACCAGAGAAAAAAAGACGACAAGCAGCCGTAGAAAGACAAAAATCTCTTAAAAAAGGAGATAAAGTCACAGCGATGGGTATTATAGGCACTGTAGACGAAGTAAGAGAAAATACTGTCGTTCTATCTATAGAGAACGGAAAAATGGAAGTTTTGAAAGCCGCAATTGCCGATACTTTTAACAAAACGAATGAGACCCCTAAAGAAAACGGTTGA
- the rlmD gene encoding 23S rRNA (uracil(1939)-C(5))-methyltransferase RlmD encodes MDDRTIVCPYYGSCGGCSYPHDTYFKDGIDRKEKDLLSLFSNLLEANSNVHPLIPCSQPKNFRNKMEFSFSDTLSGERYLGLLSLGQPKRTLNIDSCLLADRAIIRCLQITRNWWDQNPKIRSYYAPKNKGSLCSLTVRKSPSTQELMVILTTSGNPQYTLNEKTILSLVEDLKNGAPLTSFIWRKKYARKGVPTSYIQSCLYGKDYIIIDVDLPETSIKHKFVVKPDAFFQPNNLQFSNLFKTILTLAELRKDQVLFDLFCGSGTIGIMLAPFVKQVIGVELNKDAVCSANMNLVINRIESMTVEQNDVKSFIRGSSLKPDVLILDPPRSGLQSKIIKYLLRFDAPKIIYVSCNPKTQFADCRELVDAGYRITAMQPIDQFPYSPHLENIAVLQKDSSVTLNN; translated from the coding sequence ATGGACGATCGAACAATCGTCTGTCCTTATTACGGGAGCTGCGGAGGATGTTCTTATCCTCATGACACCTATTTTAAAGACGGTATCGATAGGAAAGAAAAGGATCTCTTAAGTCTTTTTTCCAATCTCTTAGAAGCAAATAGTAACGTTCACCCCCTTATCCCTTGTAGTCAACCGAAAAACTTTAGAAATAAAATGGAGTTTTCATTTTCGGACACCCTGTCCGGCGAAAGGTATCTCGGTCTATTATCTTTGGGCCAACCGAAACGTACTTTGAATATCGATAGCTGTCTTCTGGCTGATAGGGCAATCATCAGATGTCTCCAAATAACCAGAAACTGGTGGGATCAAAACCCTAAAATTCGATCTTATTATGCTCCGAAAAATAAAGGCTCCTTATGCTCTTTGACCGTAAGAAAATCTCCTTCAACCCAAGAACTCATGGTCATCTTAACTACATCGGGAAACCCTCAGTATACTTTGAATGAAAAAACGATACTTTCGCTTGTTGAAGATTTAAAAAACGGAGCGCCTTTAACATCTTTTATTTGGAGAAAGAAATACGCGCGCAAAGGCGTCCCTACGAGCTATATTCAATCGTGTCTCTACGGGAAAGATTACATCATCATCGATGTCGATCTTCCTGAAACTTCAATTAAACATAAGTTCGTCGTAAAACCCGATGCTTTTTTTCAACCGAATAATTTACAATTTTCCAATCTCTTCAAAACTATTTTAACATTAGCCGAACTACGTAAAGATCAGGTTCTTTTTGACCTTTTTTGCGGTTCAGGCACTATAGGAATAATGCTCGCTCCTTTCGTCAAACAAGTCATAGGAGTTGAGCTCAACAAAGATGCCGTATGTTCGGCGAATATGAATCTCGTTATCAATCGTATTGAATCAATGACGGTAGAACAAAACGATGTTAAGTCATTTATAAGAGGATCGTCTCTGAAGCCGGATGTCCTAATTTTGGATCCGCCGCGTTCAGGACTGCAATCTAAAATTATCAAATATCTTTTAAGATTCGACGCTCCCAAAATCATTTATGTGTCCTGCAATCCCAAAACACAGTTTGCCGATTGTCGAGAACTCGTTGATGCCGGTTATCGAATAACGGCTATGCAACCGATTGATCAATTCCCCTATTCTCCTCACCTAGAAAATATTGCCGTTTTACAAAAAGATTCGTCGGTTACTTTAAATAATTAG
- a CDS encoding IS1595 family transposase has product METQCQSLIDFLAFFKDEETCIKHFEASRFCNGEYCAHCGHTSIYRMKGGRFRCAKCKQDFTIKTNTIFGESKLTLRKWFVAIYLLTISTKGISSIQLAKHVGVTQKTAWFMDHRIRQAMQQGNNQLFGTVEVDETYIGVKKINMPGKRIEGTQGRITKAKTAIVGLVQRGGEARANVVENVTMCTIEKKYRGACADRYAALY; this is encoded by the coding sequence ATGGAAACACAGTGCCAATCACTCATTGATTTTCTTGCCTTCTTTAAGGATGAAGAAACTTGCATTAAACACTTTGAAGCATCTCGTTTTTGCAATGGTGAATACTGCGCTCACTGCGGGCATACCAGCATTTACCGCATGAAAGGCGGTCGTTTTCGTTGTGCTAAATGCAAACAGGATTTTACTATCAAAACCAATACTATCTTTGGCGAAAGTAAGTTGACCCTTCGTAAATGGTTTGTGGCTATCTACCTGTTAACCATCAGCACTAAGGGTATTTCTTCCATCCAGCTTGCAAAGCATGTTGGTGTTACGCAGAAAACAGCGTGGTTTATGGATCATCGTATTCGCCAAGCCATGCAGCAGGGCAATAACCAGCTTTTCGGCACGGTAGAAGTGGATGAAACCTATATCGGCGTAAAGAAAATAAACATGCCAGGCAAACGCATTGAAGGAACGCAAGGGCGCATTACCAAAGCTAAAACTGCTATTGTAGGGTTGGTACAGCGTGGCGGTGAAGCCCGTGCAAACGTGGTAGAGAATGTCACAATGTGTACTATTGAAAAAAAATATCGTGGAGCATGTGCAGATAGGTACGCAGCTTTATACTGA
- a CDS encoding DNA adenine methylase — MSRKPKNHDHLPLPFEQVITGISDEQKPETLLLAARPFLKWVGGKRSLLPQLEARLPLEYTTYHEPFIGGGALFFEVQPRKACLTDINFHLVLTFQAVRDEVDALIKQLKIHGQHHDKDYFLKARDSLFGEKEFVKIAALFIYLNKTCYNGLYRVNKSGKFNVPMGSYKDPAILDEDNLRNASKLLQGIDIQQRPFTQTPIVKGDFYYLDPPYHKTYDGYSGQGFADAEHEKLAQLCHDINKSGGYFMLSNSDTEFVRKLYKIYSIEDVMASRMVSCKSNQRGKENELIIRNY, encoded by the coding sequence ATGAGCCGGAAGCCAAAAAACCATGACCACCTACCCCTCCCCTTTGAACAGGTAATAACGGGTATTTCCGATGAGCAAAAGCCTGAAACATTGCTGCTTGCTGCACGTCCGTTTCTGAAATGGGTTGGAGGCAAGCGTTCCTTACTTCCGCAACTGGAGGCAAGGCTACCACTGGAATACACCACCTACCACGAACCTTTTATTGGTGGCGGAGCGTTGTTTTTTGAAGTGCAGCCCCGCAAGGCTTGCCTCACAGATATTAACTTCCACCTTGTTCTCACCTTTCAAGCGGTGCGTGATGAGGTGGACGCGCTCATTAAGCAGCTTAAAATTCATGGGCAACACCATGATAAAGACTATTTCCTGAAGGCACGGGATAGCTTGTTCGGTGAAAAAGAGTTTGTAAAAATTGCTGCATTATTCATATACCTGAATAAAACATGCTATAATGGGCTTTACCGTGTCAATAAGAGTGGAAAGTTTAATGTGCCTATGGGTAGCTATAAAGACCCGGCTATTCTGGATGAGGATAACCTCCGCAATGCCTCCAAGTTGTTGCAGGGAATTGATATACAGCAACGTCCGTTTACCCAAACCCCGATTGTTAAGGGTGATTTTTACTATCTTGACCCGCCGTACCATAAGACGTATGACGGGTATAGTGGGCAGGGTTTCGCAGATGCAGAGCATGAAAAGTTAGCACAGTTGTGCCATGATATAAACAAGTCCGGCGGTTATTTCATGCTTTCCAACTCCGATACTGAATTTGTAAGAAAACTTTATAAAATCTATAGCATTGAAGATGTTATGGCATCCCGTATGGTATCGTGCAAATCCAATCAACGGGGCAAAGAGAATGAGCTCATCATCAGAAACTACTAA
- the hemG gene encoding protoporphyrinogen oxidase, with the protein MIKKIVILGAGISGLTTAWLLKKKYENHVQITILEKSSRAGGMIRTEYIDNFVLESGPNAFLVKGKGEKTLKLINDLDINRQLLPSEPTARKRYLHYQGKTYPFNLFLLSKMGLFSSLIKDLRCKKHDSKDETLKEFLYRHCSQTFVQTILSPVITAVKAGDIDLLSSQATFPTLKNWENHYGSLIKGALCNLCNWKSMQKKTGTPSLFSLKDGMNILTDTLSQKMSANLKTLFHTSHISFNPDQTVSIHSPEETVTANLLISCVPLSQLQPLLQPQIPLINRLAEHIVENRLTCASFGWSKIPLLKRRGYGMLVKDSSDTLGFLWNSDIFPDKNKGKTQISVLMSGTKGQEEGSKSLSDYLKISLEPQVVSVSKSKHGIPQRLPGFMSLLSRTTQELPSQLIISGQDVTGPGVNTCISNAYELVENGIVSDSFLKP; encoded by the coding sequence ATGATAAAAAAAATCGTTATTTTAGGAGCGGGGATATCCGGCTTGACTACAGCATGGCTTTTAAAGAAAAAATACGAAAATCATGTGCAAATTACGATTTTAGAAAAATCGTCGCGAGCCGGAGGAATGATCCGTACTGAATATATCGATAATTTTGTCCTGGAATCAGGACCTAATGCATTTCTCGTTAAAGGAAAAGGAGAAAAAACTCTAAAACTCATCAACGATCTGGATATAAATCGACAATTGCTTCCTTCCGAACCGACGGCACGCAAACGATACCTTCATTATCAAGGAAAAACATATCCCTTTAATCTTTTCTTACTATCCAAAATGGGATTATTTTCTTCTTTAATCAAAGATCTTCGTTGTAAAAAGCATGATTCGAAAGACGAAACTTTAAAAGAATTTTTATACAGACATTGTTCGCAAACATTCGTTCAGACCATTCTTTCACCTGTCATCACTGCCGTAAAAGCAGGAGATATCGATTTACTTTCTTCCCAGGCAACGTTTCCTACCCTAAAAAATTGGGAAAATCATTACGGTTCTCTCATTAAAGGAGCCTTGTGTAACCTTTGCAACTGGAAATCCATGCAAAAAAAAACGGGGACCCCTAGTTTATTTTCCTTAAAAGACGGGATGAATATTCTCACAGACACTTTATCTCAGAAAATGTCCGCAAATCTGAAAACTTTATTTCATACCTCTCATATATCCTTTAACCCCGACCAAACGGTTTCCATTCACTCCCCAGAAGAAACCGTTACTGCTAATCTCCTTATCAGTTGCGTTCCTTTATCGCAACTGCAACCCTTGCTGCAACCGCAAATTCCTTTAATTAACCGTTTGGCCGAACATATTGTTGAAAACCGATTGACTTGTGCCTCTTTTGGATGGTCAAAGATTCCTCTTCTTAAGCGAAGAGGTTACGGAATGCTGGTTAAAGATTCTTCGGATACATTAGGTTTTCTATGGAACTCCGATATATTTCCGGATAAAAACAAAGGGAAGACCCAAATATCAGTGTTAATGTCAGGAACAAAAGGGCAAGAAGAAGGCTCTAAATCTCTCTCTGATTACTTGAAAATTTCATTAGAACCTCAAGTCGTGTCAGTGTCGAAATCGAAACACGGGATCCCTCAAAGACTGCCTGGATTTATGTCGCTTTTATCTCGGACAACCCAAGAACTTCCGAGTCAATTGATTATTTCGGGTCAAGATGTTACCGGTCCGGGAGTCAATACTTGCATTTCCAATGCTTATGAATTAGTCGAAAACGGAATCGTGTCTGATTCCTTTTTAAAGCCATAA
- the hemN gene encoding oxygen-independent coproporphyrinogen III oxidase: protein MDFNFLKGLEQPVPRYTSYPTVPEWHQSDESDYLKALQTIKKTDPLSLYFHIPFCRSMCLYCGCSVILNRNPAIEYNYIDSLRKEIHLIRSILTGVPTVTQIHFGGGTPSGLQCQSLIKLFKHIQEAFIIAPDNEINMEVDPRTVIDDSGAFLQLLKNLGFNRISLGIQDTNHRVQEAVKRKQTYYQSKYAYDLCRKLDFESINFDLIYGLPFQTSNSFSETLDLILQMRPDRIALFSYAKVPWLKKHQQAIKDDWLPSMEEKFRIYSRSRDRLIQAGYIAIGMDHFALPKDSLAISYLNKTLIRNFQGYSLPLADNLIGFGISSTGFINNTYVQNTKSLASYDEYLQIDRLPIAKTFILSPEDTLRKWVIHRLMCQFEIEKSEFQTSFGTPFDDHFVQIRRKLIEMESVGLLKNTCDRLFVTPLGELFVRVIATAFDDYLANKTNNTPIFSQSI, encoded by the coding sequence ATGGATTTTAATTTTCTTAAAGGGCTGGAACAACCCGTTCCTCGTTACACCAGCTATCCGACCGTTCCGGAATGGCATCAAAGCGATGAATCCGACTATCTCAAGGCCCTACAAACAATCAAAAAAACCGACCCACTCTCCCTTTATTTTCACATCCCTTTTTGTCGTTCTATGTGTCTTTACTGCGGCTGCTCCGTCATATTAAACCGTAATCCTGCTATCGAATATAACTATATCGATTCTTTGAGAAAGGAAATTCATCTGATCCGATCGATATTAACGGGCGTTCCGACAGTCACTCAAATCCACTTCGGAGGCGGCACGCCTTCCGGGTTACAATGTCAATCCTTAATCAAGCTTTTCAAACATATTCAAGAAGCCTTTATTATCGCCCCCGATAACGAAATCAACATGGAAGTAGACCCGAGAACGGTAATTGACGATAGCGGAGCATTTTTACAACTCCTCAAAAATCTAGGCTTTAATAGAATAAGTTTAGGTATTCAGGATACGAATCATAGAGTACAAGAAGCCGTTAAACGTAAACAAACATACTATCAATCGAAATATGCTTACGACCTTTGTAGAAAATTGGATTTCGAAAGCATTAACTTTGATCTCATATATGGACTTCCCTTCCAAACTTCAAACTCTTTTTCAGAAACTTTAGACCTTATTTTACAAATGAGACCTGACAGAATAGCCTTGTTCTCATATGCCAAGGTGCCCTGGTTAAAAAAACACCAACAAGCCATAAAAGACGATTGGTTACCAAGCATGGAAGAAAAATTTCGTATCTATTCAAGATCCCGAGATCGATTAATACAAGCGGGATATATAGCAATCGGAATGGACCACTTTGCTTTGCCTAAAGACTCTTTAGCCATAAGTTATTTGAACAAAACGCTTATTCGAAATTTTCAAGGATATTCCTTACCTCTTGCCGACAATCTGATTGGCTTTGGAATTTCTTCAACGGGATTCATCAATAATACCTATGTACAAAACACAAAATCTCTTGCATCATACGATGAATATTTACAAATTGATCGACTTCCGATTGCAAAGACTTTCATACTGAGTCCTGAAGATACCCTTAGAAAATGGGTCATACATAGATTGATGTGTCAGTTTGAAATTGAAAAATCGGAATTTCAAACTTCATTCGGGACTCCTTTCGATGATCATTTTGTTCAAATAAGACGCAAATTGATCGAAATGGAATCCGTCGGATTATTGAAGAATACCTGTGACCGATTATTCGTTACTCCTTTAGGAGAACTATTCGTAAGAGTAATCGCTACTGCTTTCGATGATTATTTAGCTAATAAAACAAATAATACCCCCATTTTTTCTCAATCCATATGA
- the hemE gene encoding uroporphyrinogen decarboxylase — MSEFLKALKNRSQKTPIWFMRQVGRYLPEYQQLKKEHTLKELFHSEDFIAEATYLGPRILDTDAAILFSDILTVLDGFSLAYDFLPSSGPIIDYSLQELTFTNEPEIIFRPLIKGILSLKKELKVPLIGFAGSPFTIASYLIDGGASKDFKKTGIHMRRYPKEFSIMIDILIDATITYLKLQIQAGVDVIQLFDSCSHQLSEEDFLTYSVLPNQKIIRSLREKYDTPIILFCRNSSFYFRELIQTGADCLSIDWLTPLKKIRTGIPQHVALQGNMPPLLLCASQQEIQKYLDKHLLKNSNYIFNTGHGLVPETPVDNVKFTIDYIRNGF; from the coding sequence ATGTCGGAGTTTTTGAAAGCCTTGAAAAATCGGAGTCAAAAGACTCCTATATGGTTTATGAGACAAGTCGGACGCTATCTACCCGAATACCAACAATTAAAAAAGGAACACACTCTCAAAGAGTTATTTCACAGTGAAGATTTTATTGCCGAAGCGACTTATCTGGGTCCTCGGATATTGGACACCGATGCTGCTATATTATTCTCGGATATTCTAACCGTTTTGGACGGTTTTTCCTTAGCATATGATTTTTTGCCGTCATCGGGGCCCATAATAGATTATTCTCTGCAGGAATTAACTTTTACTAATGAACCGGAAATAATTTTTCGCCCGCTAATCAAAGGTATTCTATCACTAAAAAAAGAACTCAAAGTTCCTTTAATCGGGTTTGCTGGATCCCCTTTCACAATTGCTTCTTATTTGATAGACGGAGGCGCTTCCAAAGACTTTAAAAAAACGGGAATTCATATGAGACGTTATCCGAAAGAATTTTCGATTATGATAGATATTTTAATTGATGCAACAATCACTTATCTCAAACTTCAAATTCAAGCCGGCGTCGATGTTATTCAATTATTCGATTCTTGCAGTCATCAACTTTCCGAAGAAGATTTTTTAACTTATTCCGTTCTTCCGAATCAAAAAATTATACGGAGTTTACGTGAAAAATATGACACACCTATTATTCTCTTTTGTAGAAATTCTTCTTTTTATTTTCGAGAATTGATCCAAACGGGAGCGGATTGTTTGAGCATCGATTGGTTGACTCCTCTAAAAAAAATCAGGACCGGTATTCCCCAACACGTCGCCCTTCAAGGGAACATGCCTCCTTTGCTTCTCTGCGCTTCTCAACAAGAAATACAAAAATATCTAGATAAACACCTCTTGAAAAATTCGAACTATATTTTTAATACGGGACACGGTTTAGTACCGGAAACTCCCGTAGATAACGTGAAATTCACCATCGACTATATTAGAAATGGATTTTAA